CAGTGTGGGATCGGGTGTTGTGTTTCTGCTGCTCTGGGCACAGGTATTGCGTCGCCAAAACTGGATTCGGGAAGGTGGCAGGCTGTCTCTTTGGGTTTCACCAAGCGCAAGCGCGGGTTATTGCGGATTGGTATCTGGCATGCGTACTGCGACGATGATTGTCAGAACTCATTGAAATATTCTGTACATCGTTATGGTGTACGGTATAGGGATGCTTTCTGGCTGACCACCGAGGGGGCCCACACAAGCGGCCCATAGAGGTGGTCTTAATCAAGGGCCTTGTATGACGCAACTTCAGCGCTCCACCACTATTCCGCAGCTCAACCCCATGATTTGGAACACGCTTGAGCTTGTGCGTTTACGCCAGACTCCCTGGCACAAGAAACAAGCCGTGTTTGAACAATTACAGTCGCTGGGATTAGTTCAGGCCATTCCACAAACGACGCAGACTCCTTCTCCTTTTCCCGCGCCTTTGATTGCCATGTTGACCGAAGAAGGACGGCAATTGCTGGAGGCTCGCTCTCATCATCAAGAGGCATTGATCAAGCTGCTGGACGCTTGACCGTCGCTATAACGGGCCTGACGGTCAGCTGCCTGGCAGCCTGACCGGTGCAAGGTTTTCTTTTTTTGCCGAGTCGCAGGCTTGGTGACGCCGTCGCTGAAAACGGTATAATACTGTTTTTATATACAGCAATGGTGCCATGGAGCTTGCGCGCAAACTTGAGATTCTGGCTGACGCGGCCAAGTATGATGCCTCGTGCGCCAGCAGTGCGGCCCCCAAACGGGATTCCCGTGGGCGCACGGGTCTGGGCGCCAGTACCGGTGCCGGTATCTGCCACAGCTTTACGCCGGACGGACGCTGCGTTTCGCTGCTCAAGATACTGCTGACCAATTTTTGCCAGTATGACTGCCTGTATTGTGTGAACCGGCGCTCCAGCAACGTGCCACGAGCGCGTTTTCGGCCTGCAGAAGTGGTGGATCTGACGCTGGATTTTTATCGGCGCAACTATATAGATGGGCTTTTCCTGAGCTCGGGCATCATCCGCAGCTCGGACTACACCATGGAGAGTCTGGTCGAAGTGGCGCGTTCCTTGCGCGAGGATCATCATTTTCGTGGCTATATCCACCTTAAAACCATTCCGGATGCCGACCCGCAGTTGATCACGCTGGCAGGCCAGTACGCGGACCGGCTCAGCGTCAATATTGAGCTTCCCACGGATGCCGGCCTGAATCGCCTGGCTCCGGAAAAAAGCGGTCACACGATCAAGCGGGCCATGGGGGTGATTCGTCTGGCCCAGGAGCAGGCCCAGCAAGAGAAACGGCCCAAGGTGCCGGCGGGGCAAAGTACGCAGATGATCGTGGGGGCCGATGCGGCCGATGACCGCAATATTTTGCAAACCGCCCAGACGCTGTACGGGGCTTACAAGCTCAAACGGGTGTATTACTCCGCTTTTAGTCCTATTCCGGATAGTTCCTCGGCGCTGCCGGCGCAGCCGCCCCCGCTCTTGCGCGAGCACCGTCTGTATCAAGCCGATTTTTTGTTGCGCAGCTACGGGTTTCGGGCCGAGGAACTGTTTCAGAATACAGGCGACCTGCCTTTGGATATTGATCCCAAGCTGTCTTGGGCCTTGTCGAACCGGGATATTTTTCCGGTGGATCTGAACCGGGCCCCTGAACGACTGATTGCCCGTGTGCCGGGCATTGGTATTCGCAATGCCAAGCGTCTGGTGGAACTGCGTCAGATGCGGGCTATTCGATACCAGGACCTGATCCGTTTGCGTTGCTCTATCCGTACATTGCAGCCTTTTGTTGTGGTGCAGGATTATCGTCCCGGGCTAGCCGAGGCGGCCTCCGACACCTTACGTCGCATGCTGTCGAGCAATCCGCAGCAACTGAGCCTGCTATGAGGCCCGCTTGCCAGCTCTCCGTATGGCCTACACCCGGCAAGGGCAGGCCCGGATGGTAACCCTGCAGGTAGACGGGGGGTACGCTGGCTGGCGGGAACAGGCTTTACGTGCTCTGGCCGCCAGCTGGGCACCGGAACAACTTTGCTGGGCAGACTCCTTCGCGGAACCGGGGCCCAGGGCGGGGCAAATCGGGCTGGAATATGAGCTCTCCCAGTCGCTGCCCCCCGCAACTGAGGTGTTGCAAGAGCCCCAGGGGCATGAACCCGCCAACCGGCCGTCGGTCCGTATTTCAAAAGGACTGGCTGCTTTGCTGCAAGATGCGGCGTTGTGCCGTACTGCACAGCGATGGGCCTTGCTCTATCGTGTCTTGTGGCGCTGGCACCACGGTGATCGCAGTGTGGAGTCCGTGGCCGACGAGGATGGGGCGCGTTTGTATGAGATGGCCAAGGCCGTTCGCAAGGAAAAGCACGACATGATGGCGTATGTGCGGTTTCGCCATTGTGGAACGGGCCAGTTGCCTGAGTACTGGGCTTGGTTTGAGCCCGAGCACGATGTTCTGGAGTGGATCGCTGATTATTTTTCCAGACGGATGGGGGGAACCTCTTGGTGTATTGCGACGCCTCGGCGTGTGGCGCTGTGGGATGGTCATACGCTGCAGCTACGGGATGCGCCGGACGATCTGAAAGCCCGACAGGCTGGTCCGGGGCAGGACCAGGTAGAAGCCTTGTGGCTTCGTTATTACCAAAGCATTTTTAATCCCGCGCGCTTGAATGAAACGGCTTTGCAGCAGAGCATGCCGGTTCGATTCTGGAAGGGCTTGCCTGAAGCGAGCCTGATTCCGGCCATGGTCAGTGAGGCCCGTCGTGGAGCCCGACGAGTCGGCCAGTTCAGTGCGGTAAGTCAGATGCCAGGCAAGGTGATTGCGGTCCAGGCCGACCATGCACAGCCCGAACGCAGTGCGCCGTCGGTCCTGGAGGCCTGTCGTCGCTGCGGCCTTTGGGAGCACGCGACACACGGGGTGCCGGGGGAGGGCCCGGCAAGGGCCCGCATGATGCTGCTGGGGGAGCAGCCTGGCGACTACGAGGATTTGGCGGGGCGCGTTTTTGTAGGGCCTGCCGGGCAGATTCTGGATCAGGCATTGCAGCGTGCCGGTATTGAGCGCAACGCGCTGTATCTGAGCAATGCCGTCAAGCATTTCAAGTGGAAAGCGAGGGGTAAGCAGCGTTTACATGTCAGCCCCTCCCAGGCCGAAGTGCAGGCATGCGGGTATTGGCTGCAAGAGGAACTGGCGCGCCTTGAACCGGCTGTCATTGTTACGCTGGGAGCCACCGCCTTGTCTGCTTTGCTGGGGCCTGAGCGACGGCTTGCCGAATATCTGGCCAAACCTTTTCTCTGGGGGCAGACTTGGGTCATTGCGACCTGGCACCCCTCCTATGCGCTGCGTGTGGGCAATGCGGCCCGTCGTGAAGAGATTGTCAGCAGCATTGCCCAGGTGCTGCAAATGGGGTGGCAGCGGGCTGCAGAGCCGGCTGCGGACAGGGCTGAAAGCAGCCTTAGCCCAGCCGTGTGATGGCCTGGTCGCGCACCTGGGCAAGCAAGTCCTTCACGCTGCCTTGCGCCAGTTCAAGCTCAGGTGCCAGATCAGCCAGCGGAACCAGCACAAAGGCACGTTCGTGCATGCGCGGGTGTGGCACGGTCAGCCGTTCGGTGTCGATTTGTTCTTGACCGTAAAGCAACACGTCCAGATCCAGAGTGCGGGGCGCATTGCGGTACAGGCGAGTGCGACCGTGCTCTTGCTCGATGGCTTGCAGTCTGTCCAGCAAATCCTCGGGAGCCAGCGTACAGGTGAATCGGGTGACGGTGTTGACGTAGTCCGGGCCACTGGAATCCACCGGTGCGGTGCTGTAGAAGTGCGCCAGTGTCAGATCCTGGATGCCGGGAGTAGCGGCCAGCTCTGCCGCCGCGGTTTCCAGTGTCTGACGTGCCTGACCCAGGTTCGCACCCAAGGCCACATAAACCGTTGTTCCGGCTGTGCTCATGCTGCATTTCCGCTGCTGGTACTGCTGCGCTTGGCATTGGAGCGGCGTCGGCGCGTGCGACGTTGTCCGCTGCGAGAGCCCGTGGCGGTCGCTGTAGCGGGTTTGCGCACGGCAATCATGGTGCTGCGCTCCTCGTCGCCTGCATCGGCCAGATCCATCCACCACTGTGCCTGCACGCTATCGACTTCTTTGGCTTCAGCACGAAGTTGTAAAAAGTCCACAGCGGCGCGAAAACGGGGCTGTTCGGTCATGCGCCAGATTGCACGGTTGGCGATGCGTTCAAAACGCGGCTGCATGAACCAGATTTCCCGCATATCCGATTGGAAGCGCTTTTGGATCGGCATGATGCGGCTTTGCTTTTCCAGAACCAGGTCGGCTGCCTCCAGCAGGGCTTGTTGAGGATGCATGTCCTGGCTGCTGCGTCGGTCCCACTCCTGCTTGACCAGTTTCCAGAGCAGGCAGGCATAAATAAAGCTGGGGCTGACGGATTTGCCGGCGCGCACACGGGTGTCGGTACGGGCCAGGGCCATATCCAGAAATTCCGCGCCGCCGGGCAGGCGCTGAACCGGCTCCACCATAGGCAATAGTTTGCTGTGCAGGCCCAGCGCTTGCAGGCGCTGTATGCAGTCCATGGCGTGACCGCAGTTCAGCAGTTTCAGCGTCTCGTCGGCCAGACGGGACTCGGGCACGTTCTCGATCAGACGTGACAAGGAACGGATCGGCGCGTCGGTGGCTGGTTCGATGGTGGCATCGAGCTTGGAGGCAAAGCGCACGGCGCGCAACATGCGCACCGGATCTTCGCGATAGCGGGTTTGCGCATCACCAATAATGCGCACCTGACGGTTTTTCAGATCGGCTACCCCGTTGTGGTAGTCGATGACGGTCTCGGTCAGCGGGTCGTAATAGAGCGCGTTCAGCGTAAAGTCACGGCGTGCGGCATCGTCTTCGATGGTGCCGTATTCATTGTCGCGCAGGATACGGCCATGCTCGTCCGTTTGTTTGCCGCTGTCATCGGCCCGGAATGTAGAGGTCTCGATGACTTCCTGACCAAAGACCACGTGGACCAGACGGAAGCGGCGCCCAATAATGCGTGCGCGACGAAACAGAGGACGGATCTGTTCGGGCGTGGCATTGGTGGCCACATCAAAGTCCTTGGGCTCCAGGCCCACCAGCAGATCGCGCACGGCGCCACCAACGACATAGGCTTGATAGCCTTCGTGGTTCAGGACCTCGCACACTTTGATGGCATGACGCGAGACCAGACGCCGGTCTATGCCATGTTCTTCACGTGTGTAGCGGCGCGGCCCTTTGGGACGCGCGCTTTTGGCTGGTTTGAGCAGCCGATCGACAAATGTTTTTATTGTTCGCTTTAGCATGCGTCTGATTTTACGATTTGCTGTCCATCATGTCAGCGAACAAATCGATGACTTCCCAATTACGTTCGGTCGCTACGGCGCGCAGTTTGTCGCTGGGGTTGGTGGCAACGGGGTCCGTCACCACTTCCATCAGGGGCAGATCGTTGGGCGAGTCGCTGTAGAACCAGCTGCGCTCGAAGTCGGACAGGGATTTGTCCATGGTCTGCAACCATTGTTGCACGCGGGTAATCTTGCCAGCCTGAAAGCTGGGCACACCACTGATCTTGCCCGTGTAGCGACCTTCCTTCATTTCGGGGGTGGTGGCTATCAGGTGGTCCACGCCCAGCGCGGCGGCAATGGGGCGGGTCACAAATTCGTTGGTGGCAGTCACAATCGCCACCAGATGGCCCTGATCCTGGTGTTTGGCCAGCAACTCGCGGGCAGCCGGGCTGATCGAGGGCAGGATCACGGCTCGCATGAACTCGTCCTGCCAGGTCAGCAGTTCTTCCTGGCTGGCGTTGGTGAGCAGGCCCAACATGAATTCGGCCGATTCTTCGGCCGTCAACAATCCCTGGTTATAGCGTTCCATCAGTTCTTCATTCAGACGGATGGCTTGGACAGGATCGCCGACGCGGCCGGTACGGGCCAGAAAGTCTGCCCACTGGTAATCGCTATCTAAAGGAAGCAGGGTGTGGTCCAGATCAAACAGGGCAATAAAAGAAGAAGCAGTCATGACTCAACTAGAAGATTGGGTCTGGCTGTTGGCCAGAAGTTCTTTGAGCAGGGGTAAAGTGATGGGGCGTTTCTTTACCAGTGAATAGTTGTCCAGCGCATCAATCAATGCGCTCAGGCGGTTCATATCGCGATCGTAGTGAGTCAGTATCCAGCTGAGCACTTCTGCTTGCAGTTGCAGCCCGCGGGCCGCAGCCCGCTGTTGCATGGCTTCGGCCCGGTGGGCGTCCGACAGGTATTCCAGCCTGAACACCAGGTCCCACCCCAAGCGTGTGCGCAAGTCCTCGCGCACGGACATGGTTTTGGGAGCCCGGTCGCCGGAGACCAGCAGTGTGAAGGCGTCTGGCCGGGTGGCCGACTCGCGCCAGCGATTGTACAGTGCAAATACGGCAGCCTGTCCGTGCTCGTCAAAACGTTCGATATCGTCGATGGCTAAAAGGCTGGGAGGGGCTTTGTCATCGGTAGCGATGTCAAAGATGGGCTGGAAATGAGTATCTGCACTAAAATAGCGGCTGTCGTCTCGACTGGCCATCGCCCGCAGCAGATGTGTTCGACCTGCACCGGGCGGTCCCCACAGGTAAACCGCGCGTCCTGGACTACACTGACGCAGAGCCTGCAACGCAGCCTGATTCGCTCCGGCAACAAAGTTGTCCAAAGAGGCAGGCGGTGCTGGAGATATATCCAGAATCAGTTGCTCGGTCATGTGTCGTACAATTTCGTCCAACTCGCAATTTTCACATATCCCACGGCTTTTCCCATGAAAAACACTACTTCTGTTTCCTTGACCTACCGCGATGCAGGCGTGGATATCGACGCGGGCGATGCCCTGGTCGACCGTATTAAACCACTGGCTGCCAAAACCATGCGTGCAGGCGTCATGGCTGGAATCGGAGGCTTTGGCGCTTTGTTTGAAGTGCCTACCCACCTTAAAGAGCCCGTTCTGGTGTCCGGCACCGACGGTGTTGGTACCAAACTACGCCTGGCATTTGACTGGCAGCGCCACGACACTGTGGGTATAGACCTGGTGGCCATGAGTGTCAACGACATTCTAGTCCAGGGCGCAGAACCCTTGTACTTTCTGGATTATTTTGCCTGCGGCAAGTTGTCGGTGGATACGGCAGCCCAGGTGGTCGGTGGTATTGCCAAGGGGTGTGAACTGTCCGCTTGCGCCCTGATCGGTGGCGAAACAGCCGAGATGCCCGGCATGTACCCCGAAGGTGAGTATGACCTGGCTGGTTTTGCAGTGGGTGCGGTGGAAAAATCCCGCATTATTGATGGCAAGTCCATTGTGCCAGGGGATGTGGTCCTGGGTCTGGCCTCCAG
This genomic interval from Alcaligenes ammonioxydans contains the following:
- the purM gene encoding phosphoribosylformylglycinamidine cyclo-ligase, with amino-acid sequence MKNTTSVSLTYRDAGVDIDAGDALVDRIKPLAAKTMRAGVMAGIGGFGALFEVPTHLKEPVLVSGTDGVGTKLRLAFDWQRHDTVGIDLVAMSVNDILVQGAEPLYFLDYFACGKLSVDTAAQVVGGIAKGCELSACALIGGETAEMPGMYPEGEYDLAGFAVGAVEKSRIIDGKSIVPGDVVLGLASSGAHSNGYSLIRKILKHANAKPTDELDGRPLADVVMEPTRIYVKSVLAALAAHGADIKGLAHITGGGLLENVPRILQKNLTARLNRDSWTMPALFQWLQANGNVADEEMYRVFNCGIGMIMIVPADKAEAISATLSEHGETVYTLGEIVERQEGQAQTEVV
- a CDS encoding UdgX family uracil-DNA binding protein (This protein belongs to the uracil DNA glycosylase superfamily, members of which act in excision repair of DNA. However, it belongs more specifically to UdgX branch, whose founding member was found to bind uracil in DNA (where it does not belong), without cleaving it, appears to promote DNA repair by a pathway involving RecA, rather than base excision.), producing the protein MVTLQVDGGYAGWREQALRALAASWAPEQLCWADSFAEPGPRAGQIGLEYELSQSLPPATEVLQEPQGHEPANRPSVRISKGLAALLQDAALCRTAQRWALLYRVLWRWHHGDRSVESVADEDGARLYEMAKAVRKEKHDMMAYVRFRHCGTGQLPEYWAWFEPEHDVLEWIADYFSRRMGGTSWCIATPRRVALWDGHTLQLRDAPDDLKARQAGPGQDQVEALWLRYYQSIFNPARLNETALQQSMPVRFWKGLPEASLIPAMVSEARRGARRVGQFSAVSQMPGKVIAVQADHAQPERSAPSVLEACRRCGLWEHATHGVPGEGPARARMMLLGEQPGDYEDLAGRVFVGPAGQILDQALQRAGIERNALYLSNAVKHFKWKARGKQRLHVSPSQAEVQACGYWLQEELARLEPAVIVTLGATALSALLGPERRLAEYLAKPFLWGQTWVIATWHPSYALRVGNAARREEIVSSIAQVLQMGWQRAAEPAADRAESSLSPAV
- the hda gene encoding DnaA regulatory inactivator Hda gives rise to the protein MTEQLILDISPAPPASLDNFVAGANQAALQALRQCSPGRAVYLWGPPGAGRTHLLRAMASRDDSRYFSADTHFQPIFDIATDDKAPPSLLAIDDIERFDEHGQAAVFALYNRWRESATRPDAFTLLVSGDRAPKTMSVREDLRTRLGWDLVFRLEYLSDAHRAEAMQQRAAARGLQLQAEVLSWILTHYDRDMNRLSALIDALDNYSLVKKRPITLPLLKELLANSQTQSSS
- a CDS encoding HAD family hydrolase, which translates into the protein MTASSFIALFDLDHTLLPLDSDYQWADFLARTGRVGDPVQAIRLNEELMERYNQGLLTAEESAEFMLGLLTNASQEELLTWQDEFMRAVILPSISPAARELLAKHQDQGHLVAIVTATNEFVTRPIAAALGVDHLIATTPEMKEGRYTGKISGVPSFQAGKITRVQQWLQTMDKSLSDFERSWFYSDSPNDLPLMEVVTDPVATNPSDKLRAVATERNWEVIDLFADMMDSKS
- the pcnB gene encoding polynucleotide adenylyltransferase PcnB; this encodes MLKRTIKTFVDRLLKPAKSARPKGPRRYTREEHGIDRRLVSRHAIKVCEVLNHEGYQAYVVGGAVRDLLVGLEPKDFDVATNATPEQIRPLFRRARIIGRRFRLVHVVFGQEVIETSTFRADDSGKQTDEHGRILRDNEYGTIEDDAARRDFTLNALYYDPLTETVIDYHNGVADLKNRQVRIIGDAQTRYREDPVRMLRAVRFASKLDATIEPATDAPIRSLSRLIENVPESRLADETLKLLNCGHAMDCIQRLQALGLHSKLLPMVEPVQRLPGGAEFLDMALARTDTRVRAGKSVSPSFIYACLLWKLVKQEWDRRSSQDMHPQQALLEAADLVLEKQSRIMPIQKRFQSDMREIWFMQPRFERIANRAIWRMTEQPRFRAAVDFLQLRAEAKEVDSVQAQWWMDLADAGDEERSTMIAVRKPATATATGSRSGQRRTRRRRSNAKRSSTSSGNAA
- the folK gene encoding 2-amino-4-hydroxy-6-hydroxymethyldihydropteridine diphosphokinase, which translates into the protein MSTAGTTVYVALGANLGQARQTLETAAAELAATPGIQDLTLAHFYSTAPVDSSGPDYVNTVTRFTCTLAPEDLLDRLQAIEQEHGRTRLYRNAPRTLDLDVLLYGQEQIDTERLTVPHPRMHERAFVLVPLADLAPELELAQGSVKDLLAQVRDQAITRLG
- a CDS encoding putative DNA modification/repair radical SAM protein codes for the protein MELARKLEILADAAKYDASCASSAAPKRDSRGRTGLGASTGAGICHSFTPDGRCVSLLKILLTNFCQYDCLYCVNRRSSNVPRARFRPAEVVDLTLDFYRRNYIDGLFLSSGIIRSSDYTMESLVEVARSLREDHHFRGYIHLKTIPDADPQLITLAGQYADRLSVNIELPTDAGLNRLAPEKSGHTIKRAMGVIRLAQEQAQQEKRPKVPAGQSTQMIVGADAADDRNILQTAQTLYGAYKLKRVYYSAFSPIPDSSSALPAQPPPLLREHRLYQADFLLRSYGFRAEELFQNTGDLPLDIDPKLSWALSNRDIFPVDLNRAPERLIARVPGIGIRNAKRLVELRQMRAIRYQDLIRLRCSIRTLQPFVVVQDYRPGLAEAASDTLRRMLSSNPQQLSLL